The following coding sequences are from one Pseudomonas mendocina window:
- a CDS encoding O-antigen ligase: MVGVRSVWLVSLLCLGYLWFLFGIAWMPSNKLYQQGLVVFLWLPALAAVVVMGKPLLQSWQHNKVFLGLVLMLLVWAAFSVTWTAAEEPLKEIKRVLYVGLFLALFLVLGAVRPSFVWKGLGLGFVALALSCPVSFYLFYVHDMNPIQARLLGVGEAGHPILGAYVMALALLWGVQFMPHTALARVAWGALIIFLMMFVALGQSRGAMLALGLSALSMPLWSGGRVAWLVALVTSVLAVIGAVMFMPFILERGLSFRPEIFASSVQMILQHPWLGLGIGSEYRVFTYNFPEGFDHSHNAFTHAAIELGLPGLLLWVGLWGAAFRVALRERRTWEGRILLSSLLVSFVASQFDAASLWGSPRAEWFVTWLPIGLAVALATQRACTSPDQLRASC, from the coding sequence ATGGTAGGCGTTCGTAGCGTATGGCTGGTCAGTCTCCTTTGTCTTGGCTATCTGTGGTTTCTGTTCGGCATCGCTTGGATGCCCAGTAACAAGCTCTACCAGCAAGGTCTGGTCGTTTTTCTCTGGTTGCCCGCTCTCGCAGCAGTGGTGGTGATGGGCAAGCCTCTGCTGCAGTCCTGGCAGCACAATAAGGTTTTCCTGGGCTTGGTGCTGATGTTGCTGGTCTGGGCTGCATTTAGCGTAACTTGGACCGCGGCCGAGGAGCCGCTCAAAGAGATCAAGCGAGTCCTTTATGTAGGCCTGTTTCTGGCGCTTTTTCTGGTGTTGGGGGCGGTGCGCCCGTCTTTTGTTTGGAAAGGTCTGGGGTTGGGTTTTGTGGCCTTGGCACTATCTTGTCCGGTCAGCTTCTACCTGTTCTACGTTCACGACATGAATCCAATACAGGCGCGGCTATTAGGGGTGGGGGAGGCCGGTCACCCCATTCTGGGTGCCTATGTTATGGCTTTGGCTCTCCTGTGGGGGGTGCAATTTATGCCTCACACTGCTTTGGCTCGTGTCGCATGGGGAGCCCTGATTATTTTTCTGATGATGTTTGTCGCTTTGGGGCAAAGCCGTGGCGCCATGCTGGCACTTGGGTTGTCCGCACTTTCTATGCCGCTGTGGAGTGGGGGGCGTGTCGCCTGGCTGGTCGCTTTGGTGACGTCTGTCTTGGCTGTCATCGGGGCAGTCATGTTCATGCCCTTCATTCTTGAGCGCGGCCTTTCCTTTCGACCGGAAATATTCGCCTCAAGTGTGCAGATGATCTTGCAGCATCCGTGGTTGGGACTCGGGATCGGTTCGGAGTATCGTGTATTTACCTACAACTTCCCTGAAGGATTCGATCATTCCCATAATGCCTTCACCCATGCTGCGATTGAGCTCGGATTGCCGGGGTTGCTGCTTTGGGTTGGGTTATGGGGTGCGGCATTCAGGGTCGCTTTGCGTGAGAGGCGAACCTGGGAGGGGCGTATCCTGTTGAGTAGCCTGTTGGTTTCTTTTGTTGCGTCGCAGTTTGATGCGGCCAGTCTCTGGGGCAGCCCGCGAGCAGAGTGGTTTGTGACTTGGTTGCCGATCGGGCTGGCCGTGGCGCTTGCTACCCAGCGTGCATGCACCTCGCCGGATCAGCTGCGAGCAAGCTGCTGA
- a CDS encoding toluene tolerance protein, with amino-acid sequence MPIKTKLSNDQLAILIDGANVLEEDSLGPKVYKLSNGSFLKLFRRKRLLSSALINPYSYRFWRNAIRLTELGIPTLTPLELYKLADSSLSAVLYRPLEGKTLKDIYLSNPSNFEKYLPGLVKFIRHLHRNGIYFRSLHLGNIVLTPQGTLGLIDIADLRFQHRRLSKAKARRNLAHFSRLLENLGIAEQFPLAALTSGVLAD; translated from the coding sequence ATGCCCATCAAGACCAAACTGAGCAATGACCAGCTCGCCATCCTCATAGACGGTGCGAACGTACTGGAAGAGGACAGCCTAGGCCCCAAGGTCTACAAGCTATCGAATGGGAGCTTCCTCAAGCTCTTCAGGCGCAAGCGACTGCTCTCATCGGCCCTGATCAATCCATACTCGTATCGGTTCTGGCGCAATGCCATCCGCCTTACAGAGCTGGGTATTCCCACACTGACGCCACTAGAGCTCTACAAGCTGGCAGATAGCTCGTTGAGTGCTGTCCTATACCGTCCTCTAGAAGGGAAAACGCTCAAGGATATCTATCTGAGCAATCCCAGTAACTTCGAAAAATATTTGCCTGGCCTAGTCAAATTCATCCGCCATCTACATCGCAATGGCATCTACTTCCGCTCACTTCACTTGGGCAATATCGTACTCACTCCCCAAGGCACGCTGGGCCTAATAGATATTGCAGACCTGCGTTTTCAGCACCGGAGACTCTCGAAAGCGAAAGCCAGACGCAATCTCGCGCATTTCTCTCGCTTGCTGGAAAACCTGGGTATTGCCGAACAGTTCCCGCTCGCAGCGCTGACCTCGGGAGTGCTGGCAGACTAG
- a CDS encoding glycosyltransferase — protein MDILNVMWSGGSAFGSVHKVHREVLRLREAEATVSTLILQDGEARPLLDVGDVSKLGLSSKRLKGRGMAACQRWFDRRRLAKWIAGQNPRLAILDGIGVAFYLLPLLLEQTSTRVIVLFHGNKQFKPDEAKMLQCFPSDRLELVAVSETLAADLERQIGRKVLGGRMALEPDALRASLLSREDAQAVLGLLLPMQGRVLGAVGRLVVEKGFDLLIEAVSGWLKEHPRDHLVLVGEGSEREALVALTRRLDVAGQVHLVGYQPDASRLYRAFDLLCIPSQQEGLGLVLPEALIAGVPVLATDLPVFREQLSGGAGLVEAGNKAAWEVALSHYLQGDLGALLETQQAGMAPERTWQHFIGFYRALLR, from the coding sequence ATGGATATCCTGAACGTCATGTGGAGCGGTGGCTCTGCCTTCGGCTCCGTGCATAAGGTGCATCGTGAAGTTCTTCGACTCAGAGAGGCGGAGGCTACCGTCAGTACCTTGATACTGCAGGATGGCGAGGCTCGTCCGCTCCTCGATGTTGGTGATGTTTCTAAGCTCGGGCTTTCCTCTAAACGCCTCAAGGGGCGTGGTATGGCTGCATGTCAGCGGTGGTTTGATCGGCGTCGATTGGCCAAATGGATAGCCGGTCAGAATCCGAGACTGGCAATACTTGATGGTATCGGTGTTGCGTTCTACCTCCTTCCGTTGTTGCTTGAGCAAACGTCCACTCGCGTCATTGTTTTGTTCCATGGCAACAAGCAGTTCAAGCCTGATGAGGCCAAGATGCTGCAGTGCTTTCCCTCCGACAGGCTGGAGCTGGTTGCGGTATCCGAAACCTTGGCGGCTGATCTCGAACGGCAAATCGGTCGTAAAGTTCTCGGAGGGCGCATGGCCCTGGAGCCCGATGCGCTGCGTGCTTCGCTGCTGAGTCGAGAGGATGCGCAGGCTGTACTTGGACTTCTGCTGCCCATGCAGGGGCGTGTTCTCGGTGCAGTCGGGCGGTTGGTGGTCGAGAAGGGTTTCGACCTGTTGATCGAAGCCGTTTCTGGTTGGCTGAAGGAGCACCCTCGTGATCATCTAGTTCTTGTAGGCGAGGGATCAGAACGTGAGGCGCTGGTCGCTTTGACGAGACGCCTGGATGTTGCAGGTCAAGTCCACCTGGTTGGGTACCAGCCGGATGCCTCTCGTCTTTACCGGGCGTTCGACCTGCTTTGCATTCCTTCTCAGCAGGAGGGGCTGGGCCTTGTGCTGCCGGAAGCACTGATCGCCGGGGTGCCGGTTCTGGCGACAGATTTGCCGGTTTTTCGTGAGCAGTTGTCTGGCGGGGCTGGGCTGGTGGAAGCAGGTAATAAAGCAGCGTGGGAGGTCGCCCTGAGCCACTATCTGCAAGGAGATCTCGGCGCTCTGCTTGAGACCCAGCAGGCGGGTATGGCGCCTGAACGCACATGGCAGCATTTTATAGGCTTTTATCGGGCCCTACTGCGCTAG
- a CDS encoding glycosyltransferase codes for MKVLFLVQAEQRAILDRLYDGIADACDSCDIRWLSGDEQADLKRYFHEHVDISKYDRILFFLRFKKEMRQWRFIRTLPNLVILEHDAYQNYIPCKYTGKFSAHYRRMPWVRIISSGAGVSQRLRDEGFDACFVPKGYDQALLSYQGRERDIELAFVGSTKSVAYSGRKAFLDELGRHENLLVTKTKSGEEYCDTLNRIRFFVSADVGMGEYMIKNFEAMACGCVLLAYDHGALENSALGFVDMENLVLYRNVAELREKLDALRGAPERATAIAESGRRLVEQRYGFSAIGQQIVEAMRPPLSQGQTLSWLQRMLRTVGL; via the coding sequence TTGAAAGTGCTTTTTCTGGTTCAAGCCGAACAGAGAGCGATACTGGATCGACTATATGATGGCATTGCCGATGCGTGCGATAGCTGCGATATCCGTTGGCTAAGCGGTGATGAGCAGGCCGACCTGAAACGTTATTTCCACGAGCACGTCGATATCTCGAAGTACGATAGGATTCTTTTCTTTCTGCGATTCAAGAAGGAAATGCGCCAGTGGCGATTCATTCGCACCCTGCCTAATCTGGTGATTCTGGAGCACGATGCCTATCAGAACTACATCCCGTGCAAGTACACGGGGAAGTTCAGTGCCCACTACCGTCGCATGCCTTGGGTGCGCATCATCAGTTCTGGGGCCGGGGTCAGTCAGCGCCTTCGCGATGAGGGCTTCGACGCCTGCTTCGTTCCCAAGGGGTATGACCAGGCTTTGTTGTCCTATCAGGGGCGGGAGCGTGACATTGAGCTGGCCTTCGTCGGTAGCACGAAGAGCGTGGCTTACAGTGGTCGCAAGGCTTTCCTGGATGAGTTGGGGCGCCATGAAAACTTGCTTGTGACCAAGACCAAGTCGGGCGAGGAGTATTGCGACACCTTGAACCGTATTCGTTTCTTCGTGAGTGCGGATGTGGGAATGGGCGAATACATGATCAAGAACTTCGAGGCGATGGCCTGTGGCTGTGTGTTGTTGGCCTACGATCACGGGGCTCTGGAAAATTCTGCTTTGGGCTTCGTCGATATGGAAAATCTGGTTCTGTATCGTAATGTCGCCGAATTGCGTGAGAAGCTCGACGCGCTGCGTGGCGCTCCGGAAAGAGCAACTGCAATTGCGGAATCAGGTCGGCGCCTCGTCGAGCAGCGCTATGGTTTTAGTGCAATCGGGCAGCAGATCGTCGAGGCCATGCGCCCTCCGTTATCTCAAGGGCAAACACTCTCCTGGCTGCAGCGAATGCTACGCACAGTCGGCCTCTAG
- a CDS encoding glycosyltransferase, translated as MTASEQPSGQAQRWVLQFCHGYDGPFLDCARQYAVLFKGTPYKVCTVYLTGAPSSEVERGSASDEVIFLDYSSAQVRGLKLGAIRDFRRIAASRNFALCIAHRFKPIYVALLGSNLPVIGVHHAFGDYKRRSRQMFANFFRKRLMLLGVSNAVRDDMRACLPGWPAERIETLYNRIDVEAVQVEQVSREAAREHLGLPQDVWVVGNVGRLHPDKDQATLVRGFAQALPQLPVGSLLVIMGTGRLESSLKALAVELGVSKSVRFLGQVPNGRRYFKAFDVFALTSDHEPFGMVLLEAMVAGLPVLASDCGGAPEVIGEPDALYPLGDDKALAIRLQASSTSGAGQEGLPRVQAYFSDEKGYACFWSLPGVLRIMPSSVS; from the coding sequence ATGACAGCCTCTGAGCAGCCCTCTGGCCAGGCACAGCGCTGGGTTCTGCAGTTCTGCCATGGCTATGACGGCCCCTTTCTGGATTGCGCACGGCAGTATGCCGTGCTGTTCAAGGGGACGCCCTACAAGGTTTGCACGGTCTATCTGACTGGTGCTCCTTCGTCGGAGGTCGAGCGCGGTTCGGCCTCCGACGAGGTGATATTTCTCGACTACTCCAGCGCCCAGGTGCGCGGCCTGAAACTGGGGGCGATCCGCGATTTTCGCCGCATCGCCGCATCGCGTAACTTTGCCTTGTGCATCGCGCATCGCTTCAAGCCGATATACGTCGCCCTGCTGGGCAGCAACCTGCCGGTAATTGGCGTGCACCACGCCTTCGGCGACTACAAGCGCCGTTCGCGGCAAATGTTCGCCAACTTCTTTCGCAAGCGGCTGATGCTGCTCGGTGTTTCCAATGCCGTGCGCGACGACATGCGTGCCTGTTTACCTGGCTGGCCTGCCGAGCGTATCGAAACCCTCTACAACCGTATCGATGTAGAGGCGGTGCAAGTCGAGCAGGTTTCCCGCGAGGCGGCTCGTGAGCACCTGGGGCTGCCTCAGGACGTCTGGGTGGTTGGCAATGTAGGGCGTCTACACCCTGACAAGGATCAGGCCACACTGGTTCGCGGCTTCGCTCAGGCGCTACCGCAACTGCCTGTGGGCAGCTTGCTAGTGATCATGGGTACTGGTCGTCTGGAATCCTCACTTAAGGCGCTGGCAGTAGAGCTGGGAGTGAGTAAGTCGGTGCGTTTTCTCGGCCAGGTGCCGAATGGACGGCGTTACTTCAAAGCGTTCGACGTATTCGCTCTGACTTCCGACCACGAGCCGTTCGGCATGGTATTACTGGAGGCGATGGTGGCTGGGTTACCTGTTCTGGCGAGTGACTGTGGTGGGGCGCCTGAGGTGATTGGCGAACCTGACGCCCTATACCCGTTGGGTGACGATAAAGCCCTCGCCATTCGTTTGCAGGCATCATCGACCTCTGGGGCCGGGCAGGAAGGATTGCCGCGTGTGCAGGCTTATTTTTCGGATGAGAAGGGGTATGCATGCTTCTGGTCGTTGCCAGGCGTTTTGCGCATCATGCCGTCGAGTGTGTCGTGA
- a CDS encoding carbamoyltransferase, whose protein sequence is MALTILGLSGALSHDPSAALYIDGKLIAAVEEERFVRDKHAKNRMPYESAKFCLEQAGIKPSDVDVVAIPFAPISIFEKARWQYAKRYAYAPDRALDAILFGNRRYKRYKKRIEWCLVQLGFDLKKVKIEPVEHHLAHASSAYHCSGFKEKTAILGIDGKGEYATTFFGYGENGKIHKIKEFYDPDSLGGLYGAITEYLGFEMLDGEFKVMGMAPYGDAAKYDFSRLAKFENGELIINTEYANVIGFRRYKENGKGYYFSPKLIEWLGPKREGDIADDPYIHYAASMQALFEKLALQMMEYYLGDILRETGKIAFAGGCALNVKLNQKIIARDDVKELFVQPASGDAGTAVGAAAYVSHQRGVPVEKMEHVYLGPSYSNEDVIAACAKHPNQPVFKRIDNTPERIARIMVDGNPVAWFQGRMEFGPRALGGRSIIGCPSVPGVADRINEQIKFRERWRPFCPSMLDTVAPKMLKVDHPSPFMTFTFEVTDEWKERVGEVVHEDGTSRAQVLERRFNPRWYDLMLELEKLTGNGVSLNTSLNRRGEPMICSPTDALNMFYGSDLQYLIMEDVLVVKDGKDWYDSL, encoded by the coding sequence GTGGCACTGACCATTCTTGGCCTGTCCGGCGCCCTCAGTCACGATCCGTCCGCCGCGCTGTATATCGACGGCAAACTGATCGCGGCCGTGGAAGAGGAGCGCTTCGTGCGCGACAAGCACGCGAAGAACCGCATGCCCTACGAGTCGGCCAAATTCTGCCTGGAACAAGCCGGCATCAAGCCCTCGGATGTCGACGTGGTCGCCATTCCCTTCGCGCCCATCAGCATCTTCGAGAAGGCCCGCTGGCAGTACGCCAAGCGTTACGCCTACGCGCCGGATCGCGCTCTCGATGCGATCCTGTTCGGCAACCGCCGTTACAAGCGCTACAAGAAGCGTATCGAATGGTGCCTTGTGCAACTGGGCTTCGACCTGAAGAAGGTCAAGATCGAGCCGGTCGAACATCACTTGGCCCACGCCTCCAGTGCCTATCATTGCTCGGGCTTCAAGGAGAAGACCGCGATCCTTGGTATCGACGGCAAGGGTGAGTATGCCACCACCTTCTTCGGCTACGGCGAGAACGGCAAGATCCACAAGATCAAGGAGTTCTACGACCCGGATTCGCTCGGTGGCCTGTATGGCGCGATCACCGAGTACCTGGGGTTCGAGATGCTCGATGGCGAGTTCAAGGTCATGGGGATGGCGCCCTACGGTGACGCCGCCAAGTACGATTTCTCGCGCCTGGCCAAGTTCGAGAACGGCGAGCTGATCATCAATACCGAGTACGCCAACGTCATCGGTTTCCGTCGCTACAAGGAAAACGGCAAGGGCTACTACTTCTCGCCCAAGCTGATCGAATGGCTGGGCCCGAAGCGTGAAGGCGACATCGCCGACGATCCCTATATCCATTACGCGGCCAGCATGCAGGCGCTGTTCGAGAAGCTGGCGCTGCAGATGATGGAGTACTACCTCGGCGACATCTTGCGCGAGACCGGCAAGATCGCTTTCGCCGGCGGCTGCGCGCTGAATGTCAAGCTCAACCAGAAGATCATCGCCCGCGACGATGTGAAGGAGTTGTTCGTGCAACCGGCCTCTGGCGATGCGGGCACTGCCGTGGGCGCCGCCGCCTACGTCTCGCACCAGCGTGGCGTGCCGGTCGAGAAGATGGAACACGTCTACCTCGGCCCGTCCTATTCCAACGAAGACGTCATCGCTGCTTGTGCCAAGCACCCGAACCAGCCGGTGTTCAAGCGCATCGACAACACGCCTGAGCGTATCGCCAGGATCATGGTCGACGGCAATCCTGTGGCCTGGTTCCAGGGGCGGATGGAGTTCGGCCCGCGTGCCTTGGGCGGACGTTCGATCATCGGCTGTCCGAGCGTGCCGGGTGTGGCTGACCGGATCAACGAGCAGATCAAGTTTCGTGAGCGCTGGAGACCTTTCTGTCCGTCGATGCTCGACACCGTGGCGCCGAAGATGCTCAAGGTGGATCACCCGAGCCCGTTCATGACCTTCACCTTCGAGGTTACCGATGAGTGGAAGGAGCGTGTGGGCGAAGTGGTGCATGAGGACGGTACCTCGCGTGCCCAGGTGCTGGAGCGTCGCTTCAATCCGCGCTGGTACGACCTGATGCTGGAGCTGGAGAAGTTGACCGGCAATGGCGTGTCGCTGAACACATCGCTCAACCGCCGTGGCGAACCAATGATCTGCTCGCCAACCGATGCGCTGAACATGTTCTACGGCTCGGATCTGCAATACCTGATCATGGAAGACGTTCTCGTGGTCAAGGACGGCAAGGATTGGTATGACAGCCTCTGA
- a CDS encoding lipopolysaccharide kinase InaA family protein, translating to MQLGELSQAGRTPEMPLTLLMAGDPLVLERLLRVLPGQRYVALARWQGRPVLAKLLVGDKAQRHFQREREGAEYLASQGLVTPELLTQGFIDGQGGWLLFEFLENSQSLWYAWHEAAREPLLSDAQQSVLAEALVAIGQMHTRGLWQADLHLDNLLRHEGRLYLIDGGGVCCETAGQPLSRARVLENLGVFFAQLPAELDPYLEELLIHYLLANGEHALPLEMLQAEIAKVRRWRLRDYLKKTARDCSLFAARISAFGLRVVRREREPELQLLLADLDARIDAGHIYKTGGAATVARVEVEGRPLVVKRYNVKNLLHWFKRFWRPSRAWHSWREGNRLQLLGIVTPTPLAVIERRWCWLRGRAYLITDYCGGQDIIARFEAYKQATPPENELLALDRLFAALLRERISHGDFKGHNLFWDDAQDAWSLIDLDAMQQHRSARSFARAYARDRARFLRNWPADSALHQLLDQRLPQVPGTCPN from the coding sequence ATGCAACTGGGCGAATTGAGCCAGGCCGGTCGCACGCCGGAGATGCCACTGACACTGCTTATGGCAGGCGATCCGCTTGTGTTGGAGCGCCTGCTGCGCGTGCTGCCTGGGCAGCGTTACGTTGCACTCGCGCGTTGGCAGGGCCGTCCGGTGCTGGCCAAGTTGCTGGTCGGCGACAAGGCACAGCGGCACTTTCAGCGCGAGCGTGAAGGCGCCGAGTATCTGGCTTCCCAGGGGCTCGTCACGCCCGAACTGCTGACTCAAGGTTTCATCGACGGGCAGGGCGGCTGGTTGCTGTTCGAGTTTTTGGAAAACTCGCAGAGCCTCTGGTATGCCTGGCACGAGGCAGCTCGCGAACCATTACTGAGCGACGCCCAGCAGAGCGTGTTGGCCGAAGCGCTGGTGGCCATTGGGCAGATGCATACTCGGGGCCTCTGGCAGGCCGACCTGCACCTGGACAACCTGCTTCGGCATGAGGGCCGTCTATACCTGATTGACGGAGGAGGCGTGTGCTGTGAAACGGCCGGGCAGCCGCTGTCGCGGGCAAGAGTGCTGGAAAACCTCGGGGTCTTTTTCGCCCAGTTGCCGGCCGAGCTGGATCCCTACCTGGAAGAGCTGCTGATCCACTACCTGCTGGCCAATGGCGAGCACGCATTGCCGCTGGAAATGCTCCAGGCCGAAATAGCCAAGGTGCGTCGTTGGCGTCTGCGTGATTACCTGAAGAAAACAGCCCGTGACTGCAGCCTGTTCGCGGCGCGTATCAGTGCCTTCGGCCTGCGCGTGGTGCGTCGTGAGCGTGAGCCAGAGCTGCAGCTGCTATTGGCCGACCTGGATGCCCGGATCGACGCCGGGCATATCTACAAGACCGGTGGCGCGGCCACGGTGGCTCGCGTCGAGGTGGAAGGTCGGCCTCTGGTGGTCAAGCGTTACAACGTGAAGAACCTGCTGCACTGGTTCAAGCGCTTCTGGCGGCCCAGTCGTGCCTGGCATAGCTGGCGCGAAGGCAATCGCCTGCAACTTCTGGGCATCGTCACGCCAACGCCGTTGGCTGTGATCGAGCGGCGTTGGTGCTGGCTGCGTGGACGTGCGTACCTGATTACCGACTATTGCGGCGGGCAGGATATAATTGCGCGTTTTGAGGCATACAAACAGGCGACACCCCCGGAAAACGAGTTGTTGGCGCTGGATCGTCTGTTCGCTGCCCTGCTGCGCGAACGCATCAGCCACGGTGATTTCAAGGGGCACAACCTGTTCTGGGATGACGCACAGGATGCCTGGTCGTTGATCGACCTGGATGCCATGCAGCAGCATCGCAGTGCGCGCAGTTTCGCTCGGGCCTATGCCCGCGACCGTGCCCGTTTTCTACGCAACTGGCCGGCGGACTCGGCTCTGCACCAGTTGCTCGACCAACGTTTACCGCAGGTGCCTGGCACCTGCCCGAATTAG
- a CDS encoding lipopolysaccharide kinase InaA family protein, whose translation MSDFIAEQDRALLERHGLASFDALWALKLEAVDEPNTERGGWSSVYRLELGERAFYLKRQSNHLTRSLLHPFGEPTFAREFRNIRRYAELNIPALQAAFFAERRLPGERRAVLLTRALDGWQDLEHWLTQWSVLDGAAHVSILRACGGLARCLHQAGQMHGCFYPKHIFLREQGGAFEAQLIDLEKTRPLLLGRRDRIKDLEPLLRRARIWSEAEVRELLVAYLGDGGDVDAWWRQLGVRQRNKEAR comes from the coding sequence ATGAGTGACTTCATCGCGGAGCAGGATCGCGCCCTGCTCGAGCGTCACGGGCTCGCCAGTTTCGATGCGCTGTGGGCACTGAAACTGGAAGCAGTGGATGAGCCCAACACCGAGCGTGGCGGTTGGAGCAGTGTCTATCGCCTGGAGTTGGGCGAGCGCGCCTTCTACCTGAAGCGGCAAAGCAATCACCTGACGCGCAGCCTGCTGCATCCATTCGGTGAACCGACCTTCGCGCGCGAGTTTCGCAATATTCGCCGTTATGCCGAGCTGAACATACCGGCCCTGCAGGCGGCGTTCTTTGCCGAGCGCCGTTTACCGGGCGAGCGTCGTGCCGTCCTGCTGACTCGTGCGCTGGACGGGTGGCAGGATCTGGAACACTGGCTGACGCAATGGTCTGTACTCGACGGTGCTGCGCATGTGTCCATCCTTCGTGCCTGCGGTGGTCTTGCACGTTGCTTGCACCAGGCTGGGCAGATGCACGGCTGTTTCTATCCCAAGCATATCTTCCTACGTGAGCAGGGAGGTGCGTTCGAGGCGCAACTGATCGATCTGGAGAAAACCCGTCCATTGCTGTTGGGGCGGCGTGATCGGATCAAAGACCTGGAGCCTCTGCTGCGCCGCGCCAGAATCTGGAGCGAGGCCGAGGTGCGCGAACTGCTGGTGGCTTACCTCGGGGATGGGGGCGACGTTGATGCCTGGTGGCGGCAACTTGGCGTTCGGCAGCGTAACAAGGAGGCGCGCTGA
- a CDS encoding lipopolysaccharide kinase InaA family protein: MSAWKHDVSGSLLSAFGSLESVFQLQGERLTSDPLSEVIRVEIDGVRYYVKRYWGAGKGLRRYLGRPRVKAEWQNLKLFAKWGIPTAPIVAHGLERKAGAFVRGALVTRELEDTVDLAEIANRQDLRLADRGWVQVISQQLAKGTRAMHDHHFTHNDLKWRNLLVNEKAELFFIDCPTGSFWWGALLRYRIVKDLACLDKVAKRVLSRTQRLRFYLQYRGRSRLSNGDKRRVLQILKFFEGRE, encoded by the coding sequence ATGTCGGCGTGGAAACATGACGTCAGCGGTTCCTTGTTGAGCGCTTTCGGTAGCCTTGAGTCCGTCTTCCAATTGCAAGGTGAGCGGTTGACCTCCGATCCTCTGTCCGAAGTCATCCGGGTGGAAATCGATGGGGTTCGCTATTACGTCAAGCGTTACTGGGGGGCTGGTAAAGGTCTGCGCCGCTACCTGGGGCGGCCACGGGTCAAGGCCGAGTGGCAGAACCTCAAGTTGTTCGCCAAGTGGGGCATCCCGACAGCACCGATCGTCGCTCATGGTCTTGAGCGCAAGGCCGGAGCATTCGTGCGTGGTGCGCTGGTAACGCGCGAGCTGGAAGATACCGTCGATCTAGCTGAAATCGCCAACCGTCAGGATCTGCGTTTGGCAGATCGGGGATGGGTTCAGGTCATCAGCCAGCAGTTGGCCAAGGGCACGCGAGCGATGCATGACCACCACTTCACCCATAATGATCTGAAGTGGCGCAATCTGCTTGTCAATGAAAAGGCCGAGCTGTTTTTCATCGATTGCCCCACCGGCAGTTTCTGGTGGGGGGCGCTACTGCGCTACCGCATCGTCAAGGATCTGGCCTGTCTCGACAAGGTGGCCAAGCGCGTGCTGTCGAGGACGCAGCGCCTGCGTTTCTATCTGCAGTATCGGGGGCGTAGCCGCTTGAGTAACGGTGACAAACGACGTGTTCTGCAGATACTTAAATTTTTCGAGGGCCGCGAATGA
- a CDS encoding glycosyltransferase family 9 protein produces the protein MLENKALIRAGMKVALVPCPALGDTTLFLWLAWRLQAVGAQVVLASGSLFALRDYLPGLDVIGGAKPDVPALAERHDLVICAIDWYVENPGSASDPALDNVAYLAGKKLPARYQLDHRAVLLEGRPVPGGHNVICRDPKAGKTMVQWIDLYAAEVLGLDVSTTPAGFQSLPDAAKDADRRVVIFPTTPHASKNYSARGFRRLAASLVARGWLVEFVGTLPEQGALQSQYPGFIVHAFADLKGLVDYLRTCSVVISNDSGGGHLGSLLGLRTFTITRRRPDFTWRPGFNTLNQVVRPVFTFKWMGKTIWRPFIPLGRVLREFPAVARP, from the coding sequence ATGTTGGAAAACAAGGCATTGATTCGCGCGGGTATGAAGGTGGCGCTTGTGCCTTGTCCGGCACTTGGAGATACCACGTTGTTTCTCTGGCTCGCCTGGCGTTTGCAGGCCGTCGGGGCTCAGGTTGTGTTGGCGTCTGGGTCGTTGTTTGCTCTGCGTGATTACCTCCCAGGGTTAGACGTTATCGGGGGGGCCAAGCCTGATGTGCCAGCGTTGGCTGAACGCCATGATCTGGTGATCTGTGCCATCGACTGGTACGTGGAAAACCCAGGTTCTGCAAGCGATCCAGCCCTCGATAACGTTGCCTACCTGGCGGGCAAGAAATTGCCTGCCCGATACCAGCTTGACCATCGTGCCGTATTGCTGGAGGGGCGCCCCGTTCCGGGGGGGCATAATGTGATCTGTCGTGATCCCAAGGCCGGCAAAACCATGGTGCAATGGATTGATCTCTATGCCGCCGAGGTACTTGGGCTTGATGTGTCCACGACGCCTGCCGGTTTCCAATCATTGCCGGACGCGGCAAAGGATGCCGATCGGCGCGTGGTAATCTTTCCAACCACACCCCATGCCAGCAAGAACTACTCAGCCCGAGGTTTCAGGCGCCTTGCCGCTAGCCTGGTGGCGAGAGGCTGGCTGGTGGAGTTCGTGGGAACTTTGCCAGAACAGGGAGCACTGCAATCGCAGTATCCCGGTTTTATCGTGCACGCCTTTGCAGACCTCAAGGGCTTGGTCGACTACTTGCGGACCTGCTCGGTCGTCATCAGTAACGATTCGGGGGGCGGCCATCTAGGATCACTGCTTGGCTTGCGCACGTTCACCATCACCCGGCGCCGTCCAGATTTTACCTGGCGTCCGGGTTTTAATACGTTGAACCAGGTCGTTCGTCCTGTTTTCACATTCAAGTGGATGGGTAAAACGATCTGGCGTCCCTTCATTCCGCTCGGGCGTGTTCTGCGCGAGTTCCCCGCCGTGGCGAGGCCTTAG